A genome region from Bacillota bacterium includes the following:
- a CDS encoding CoA-binding protein — translation MKNNPLHQLMNPKSIATVGAGNNPMKMGAIQALSIVKDGFAGKFYPIHPTEKEVFGYRAYSSALDLPEAPDLVMFVLPAPLVIPILDDFGRIGTKRAIVITAGFRETGDEGRR, via the coding sequence ATGAAAAATAATCCACTGCACCAGTTGATGAATCCAAAATCGATTGCCACGGTTGGCGCGGGTAACAACCCGATGAAAATGGGCGCCATCCAGGCTTTAAGTATCGTTAAAGACGGGTTCGCCGGCAAATTTTACCCCATTCACCCGACAGAAAAAGAGGTTTTTGGCTACAGGGCATATTCCTCAGCGCTTGACCTGCCTGAGGCGCCCGACCTGGTTATGTTTGTTCTGCCCGCCCCGCTTGTGATCCCCATCCTTGATGACTTTGGCAGGATCGGCACAAAACGGGCTATTGTGATCACTGCCGGGTTTCGTGAAACTGGGGATGAAGGACGCCGG